The DNA sequence TAAATGATAAGAGGATTATAGATAGTATAAATGAGCATCCTTCAATAAAAGTCTTAATGAAAAGTTATAAATTAATAGATAAGTATTATAAAGAAGAGATTGGAACTGATAAATAGATTTTTTTTTAGAAAGAAGATGGAATCTAAGTGTTATAGAGACAGAAAAGTGGAGTGAAAGATAAACAAAAATAAAATAAAAAAAGGAGAGAAAAAGATGAAAAGAATATTAATTGGAGTAATAATGGTAATGACAGTTTTAAATTTTGGAGGATGTTTTTCTAATAAAAGCGATACAAATAGTGTAGTAGCCAAAACGATAGAATGGGAAAAAAATGACAATGGAGAATTAGAATTTTATACAAATGATACAGATTATAAAAATGCGAGTTATTGGTTTGTTTTGAATTCTCCTTATGAAGATCCAATGAAGTCATTTGAAGTGTACGCTAAAAAGGTATCAGGATATAAAGATGGTGGATATGGTATAATATTTGGAGTTCAAGATAATAGTAATTTTTATAGATTATTAATTACAGAAACAGGGTTCTATCAAGTTTCAAAGAAAGTTCAAGATGAAAATACAGTTATTTTAAACTGGAATAGAGGAAATAATTTACAAACTGGATATGGAGTATATAATAAAATTAAAGTAACTTATAATGCGGGAGAATTTAAGATATATTTTAATGATAAATTTGAAAATAATTTTACAGATTATCAATTTACTAAAGGAAAATATGGCATGTATTTAGGAGTTTTTGATGAAAATTTTCCAAAAGAAAGTGTTGATATTTTGTTTGCGAGATAAGAAGAATGGGGGAATCAATGGAAAAAGTGTGTAGTAATAGTAGAAAATTGGGAAAAGTTTAAAAAGAGTATAACAGTAACTGCATCAAAGAAAAATTTTAAAAAATAATTGAAAAAAACGGGTGGATATGATATACTTAGGAAAAGTTTAAAAATAACATTCCAATTTTGTTTTTAAAGGCTCAAGGTTCTTTTATGAAAATTACATAAAAAACTACGTCCAACGGATGCAATGTTTCAAGCATTTTTATAACAAAAGATAAGAAAATTATTTTTTAAACTTTTTTTAAAGTAATAAAATTAGGAGGTAGAAGAGATGTTTTCAAATATATTATATGCAGCAGGAGCAGCGACAGCACCAACTAGCACAAATGGTATAGTTACACTAGTAATAACAGTAGTTCTTTGGGGTGGGATATTTTATCTATTGCTAGTAAGACCACAAAAGAAAAGAACGGCAGCACATAAGCAATTAATGGATTCGTTAAAACCAGGAGATGTTGTATTTACCACTGGAGGAATTAAAGGAGAAATAATTTCTAAAAATGATGAATTTATAGAATTAAGAGTAGATAAAGGTGTGAAATTAACTGTTAAAAAGAATGTTATTTCATCTATATATAAGAACAAATAAGCGACGATTTTTAATTGTCGCTTTTTTCAAAAGAGGGGTGTATTAATGAAGAGATATAGTTTAGCTCTCTTTTTTTTAATATATATAATTAGTTTTGGAACGACTACTAATAAAATAGAAAAATATAGTTTTAATTCTAATAGCATAATTTTTAATATTTCTGGAAACAGTTTCCCTAAATATTTATCAAATTATGATTCCGAAAGTAAAATTATTTTTTTAGAATTTAGTAATACTACTCCAAATAAAAATATTAAAAATAAGATTTTAAATGGAAATTATATATCAAAAATAGAGACAGTGAGTTTTGATAAAACAACAGATTTTTTTATAACTTTAAAAAGCGGAGTAGAATTTTTAGAGAAAAAATTAAAAAATCCTAATAGATTTCAAATTATTTTTAGCAAAAAAACAGTTAAAAATAGATATACTATTGTTATAGATCCAGGACATGGTGGTAAAGATCCAGGTGCAACAGGATATAGAGGATTACATGAAAAAGATATAGTATTAAAAGTGGGAAAATTATTAAAAAAAAAGTTATCTAAAGTTAAAAAATTTAATGTTATTATGACAAGGAATAAAGATGTTTTTATACCACTTGGAAAAAGAGCTGATATTGGGAATAAAAACAGTTGTGACCTATTTATAAGTATTCATGCAAATGCAAATAAAAAAAAGAGTGCTAATGGAGTAGAAGTATTTTATTTTTCTAAAAAATCATCTAAATATGCACAAAATATAGCTAATTTTGAAAATAGTGTAGATGATAAATATGGGATAAAGTCTGATTATGCAAAATTAATAGTGAATGATATATTTTATCATATGAATCAAGAAAAAAGTATTGATTTATCAAGTAGAATAGAAAATAAGATAAATAAATTAACAGGACTACCAAAGAGGGGAACATTTGGAGCAAATTTTGCAGTATTAAGGCTTTCAAATTCTCCAGCATTATTAGTAGAGCTTGGATTTATAACAAATAAAAGTGATGCTTTAAAATTAAAAAATTCAAGATATCAAGTAGCATTAGCTAATGCAATATATTATTCAATAGTAAATTATTTTAATTAAGGAGTTCTTTATGAAAAAAGCAATTTTGATAATATTTTTAGTTTTAGATATAATAATGTTTTTTCTATATTATAAATATTATATAAAAACTCCCGAAATTATAAAATATAATGCTAAAACAGTGTCTAATATTGAAAAGAATAAAAAGGAAACAATGAAAATATATATACCAGATGATAAATATAAATATTTGAAAGGGATAGATGTAGAAATTCCATATTACAAGGATAAAGAAAAGAAAATAAAAGCAATATTAGAGAAGATTTTACCTTTTGAAGTAAAAGTGTTAAATATATATATAGAAAAAGAAAATTTATATATAAATTTAAATAGTAAATTTAAAGAGATAGTTAATGATAGTGAAAAAGAATTATATATAGTTTATTCAATAGTTAATACAGTAACGCAAGTAGAAAATATAAAAAAAGTTAAAATACTTATTGACAATGAGGAGATAAAAACTGTTACAGGATATTTAAATTATAACAAGTTTTTTAAACAAGATGATTTGTTAATAGAAGGAGAATAAATATATGATTATTTTTATTGTTTTTATATTATTAATAATAGGTATAGGAATATTTTTATATATG is a window from the Haliovirga abyssi genome containing:
- a CDS encoding GerMN domain-containing protein, with product MKKAILIIFLVLDIIMFFLYYKYYIKTPEIIKYNAKTVSNIEKNKKETMKIYIPDDKYKYLKGIDVEIPYYKDKEKKIKAILEKILPFEVKVLNIYIEKENLYINLNSKFKEIVNDSEKELYIVYSIVNTVTQVENIKKVKILIDNEEIKTVTGYLNYNKFFKQDDLLIEGE
- the yajC gene encoding preprotein translocase subunit YajC, whose protein sequence is MFSNILYAAGAATAPTSTNGIVTLVITVVLWGGIFYLLLVRPQKKRTAAHKQLMDSLKPGDVVFTTGGIKGEIISKNDEFIELRVDKGVKLTVKKNVISSIYKNK
- a CDS encoding N-acetylmuramoyl-L-alanine amidase family protein is translated as MKRYSLALFFLIYIISFGTTTNKIEKYSFNSNSIIFNISGNSFPKYLSNYDSESKIIFLEFSNTTPNKNIKNKILNGNYISKIETVSFDKTTDFFITLKSGVEFLEKKLKNPNRFQIIFSKKTVKNRYTIVIDPGHGGKDPGATGYRGLHEKDIVLKVGKLLKKKLSKVKKFNVIMTRNKDVFIPLGKRADIGNKNSCDLFISIHANANKKKSANGVEVFYFSKKSSKYAQNIANFENSVDDKYGIKSDYAKLIVNDIFYHMNQEKSIDLSSRIENKINKLTGLPKRGTFGANFAVLRLSNSPALLVELGFITNKSDALKLKNSRYQVALANAIYYSIVNYFN